In Leptospira perdikensis, a single genomic region encodes these proteins:
- a CDS encoding LIC_10030 family protein, whose protein sequence is MKVQDYQSINRILNETSAKNKPGEIYVDNLHSPYIQFSEKFLIPGTSSTQPEFGDIKNFVQTVLKYIPEAIEGTYLLPEPRPKRETGKLFFVRPMLFGSSRFLYVFSVDMLYLGGAGSEEIKKPGSQNMTPSILTDRLYFQVKIIHLHSTKEEGENITDFQAKRFQGGIFRVESEKDANKPIRRFSEIFDEIDFSETEAKIREELGISPEIWKLGRIYSPIGIDYLSLSLRFLIPSLPRTIRQFRNFYPILTETEAGIPEETLNKYHEYLSSFEVERTKSKSGNILWKVIQKSSDN, encoded by the coding sequence ATGAAAGTACAAGATTATCAATCCATCAACCGGATACTGAATGAAACATCCGCAAAAAATAAACCCGGTGAAATTTATGTAGATAACCTACATTCCCCATACATTCAGTTTTCAGAAAAATTTTTGATTCCAGGAACATCTAGCACACAACCAGAGTTTGGTGATATTAAAAACTTTGTACAAACAGTTTTGAAATACATCCCGGAAGCAATTGAAGGAACTTATTTATTGCCGGAACCCAGACCCAAACGAGAAACAGGAAAATTGTTTTTTGTTCGACCAATGTTATTTGGATCATCTAGGTTTTTATATGTTTTTTCCGTTGATATGTTGTATTTGGGTGGTGCGGGTTCGGAAGAAATCAAAAAACCAGGTTCCCAAAATATGACTCCTTCCATTTTGACGGACCGGTTGTATTTCCAAGTAAAGATCATTCATCTTCATTCCACAAAGGAAGAGGGTGAAAATATTACTGACTTTCAAGCCAAACGGTTTCAAGGCGGAATCTTTCGCGTGGAATCAGAAAAAGATGCAAACAAACCGATTCGAAGGTTTTCTGAGATTTTTGATGAAATTGATTTTTCCGAAACGGAAGCTAAAATCCGAGAAGAACTCGGAATCAGTCCAGAGATATGGAAATTAGGTAGAATTTATAGTCCCATTGGAATTGATTATTTATCTTTATCACTACGATTTTTAATTCCTAGTTTACCAAGAACGATCAGACAGTTTCGAAATTTTTATCCCATTCTGACAGAAACAGAAGCAGGAATTCCAGAAGAAACTTTGAACAAGTATCATGAATATCTTTCTTCTTTTGAAGTAGAGAGGACAAAGTCTAAGTCCGGTAATATTTTGTGGAAAGTCATTCAGAAATCATCCGATAATTAA
- a CDS encoding inositol monophosphatase family protein: MGISSPTISFPIDETIKRIEYVKANAMGIIHEAKKIQREVSSVRSETDADEKERIDSADGKLGDILIRFLQKSFPKDGIICEDKPTIDGGDFKWVLDPVDGSMNFVRGLPLYAISFGLEHRETPVGGVVIVPPQESVYSAVMGEGAYKNGEQIRTSRISELNRAIFSPNLPTKRAHMIQEIMADLSGFLTYARSFRRTGSFVLDACFIAEGVMDAIWEKTVKHWDVSAISVILAEAGGKLTDLNGVHYYTGLPELVASNGVLHSEILNLLKTVRSTVSRN, translated from the coding sequence ATGGGTATATCGTCACCAACCATTAGTTTCCCCATTGATGAAACCATCAAACGGATCGAATACGTAAAAGCAAATGCCATGGGAATCATCCATGAAGCAAAAAAAATTCAAAGAGAAGTATCTTCCGTTCGTTCGGAAACCGATGCAGATGAAAAGGAAAGAATTGATTCCGCAGATGGTAAGTTAGGTGATATACTCATTCGATTTTTGCAGAAGTCTTTCCCAAAAGATGGAATCATTTGCGAAGACAAACCCACGATAGATGGTGGTGACTTTAAATGGGTACTCGATCCAGTAGATGGTTCCATGAATTTTGTTCGTGGCCTTCCTTTGTATGCCATTTCCTTTGGATTGGAACATAGAGAAACACCAGTTGGTGGAGTGGTCATTGTCCCACCACAAGAGTCAGTTTATTCTGCGGTGATGGGTGAAGGTGCTTATAAAAATGGGGAACAAATTCGAACGTCCCGAATTTCGGAACTCAATCGCGCCATATTTTCTCCCAACCTTCCCACAAAACGTGCTCATATGATCCAAGAGATCATGGCAGACCTTTCCGGATTTCTAACCTATGCGCGTTCGTTTCGTAGAACTGGTTCCTTTGTTTTGGATGCTTGTTTTATCGCCGAAGGTGTAATGGATGCGATTTGGGAAAAGACTGTCAAACATTGGGACGTTTCGGCCATTTCTGTAATTTTGGCAGAAGCCGGTGGGAAATTAACTGACTTAAATGGAGTCCATTACTATACCGGACTTCCGGAGTTAGTAGCTTCTAATGGAGTTTTACATTCGGAAATTTTAAATTTATTGAAGACGGTTCGTTCTACAGTCAGTCGAAATTAA
- a CDS encoding superoxide dismutase: MEHKLPELPYAKDALLPHISPETLEFHYGKHHQTYVTNLNNLIKGTEFENATLEDIVKKSSGGIFNNAAQIWNHTFYWHSLSPKGGGAPTGAVADLITKSFGSFDAFKEKFSQSAITNFGSGWTWLVKKGDGVEIVNTSNAGSPLKDGLQSLLTIDVWEHAYYIDFRNARPKYVEAFWNLVNWDFANQNLK, encoded by the coding sequence ATGGAACATAAACTCCCAGAACTTCCTTATGCAAAGGATGCACTTCTTCCCCATATTTCACCAGAAACTTTAGAGTTTCATTATGGTAAACACCACCAAACTTACGTTACAAACCTCAACAACCTAATCAAAGGTACTGAGTTTGAAAATGCTACTCTTGAAGACATTGTTAAAAAGTCTTCTGGTGGAATTTTTAACAACGCAGCGCAAATTTGGAATCACACGTTCTACTGGCATTCTCTTTCCCCTAAAGGTGGTGGAGCTCCTACTGGTGCTGTGGCTGATTTGATCACAAAATCCTTTGGATCTTTTGATGCATTCAAAGAAAAGTTTTCACAATCTGCGATTACTAACTTTGGATCTGGTTGGACATGGCTTGTGAAAAAAGGTGACGGCGTAGAGATCGTAAACACGAGCAATGCTGGTAGCCCTTTGAAAGACGGACTTCAATCTTTGTTAACGATTGATGTTTGGGAACATGCTTACTATATTGATTTCCGCAATGCACGTCCAAAATACGTAGAAGCATTCTGGAATTTAGTAAACTGGGATTTCGCGAACCAAAACTTAAAATAA
- a CDS encoding anthranilate synthase component I family protein, with translation MTQTLPKIKIPKKPNYTSLSLPEGIEFWELFRVIEAKYENCFLLESAGDNQYDSRYSVMGFDPSHLLVGETGVLEIDGKKYSVENPYFALRELVDYNSLSISYAGGFVGYLGYQSMQFFEPKLKLEPHPDFPAMIFGLYLDGLIYDKFTGELIYFDNGTNRIEEVNQILNLAANQNSEKPKAKVSLLQAGLSKEVHKQMVEEALEEVKAGNTFQCQIGFEEIYKVDGNPLAIYETLREINPSPHMYYVKFGTRAILGASPELLFRLRQGEMESFPLAGTTKRGADAKEDTFLARKLLTDPKEIAEHNMLIDLHRNDVGRVAKFGTVKVRRRFDVKRFSHVQHISSEVVGILSSKEDMFSGLASSFPAGTLSGAPKIESMKIIERIEKSPRGPYGGAVGSFGLNGDCTFAIPIRSFFVNGNKGFVRASGGIVFDSKPEDEYQEIINKMASVRKALELHKSA, from the coding sequence ATGACCCAAACACTTCCGAAAATTAAGATCCCCAAAAAACCAAATTATACTTCCTTGTCGTTGCCGGAAGGAATCGAGTTTTGGGAACTCTTCCGGGTCATTGAGGCTAAATATGAAAATTGTTTTTTGCTCGAATCAGCGGGAGACAACCAATACGACTCACGTTATTCCGTTATGGGATTCGACCCATCCCATCTCCTCGTGGGTGAGACGGGGGTTTTAGAAATTGATGGAAAAAAATATTCTGTCGAAAACCCGTATTTCGCTCTTCGCGAGTTAGTAGATTACAATTCACTAAGCATCAGTTATGCGGGTGGATTTGTTGGGTATTTAGGTTATCAAAGTATGCAATTCTTTGAACCTAAACTCAAACTCGAACCTCATCCAGATTTTCCGGCAATGATCTTCGGGTTGTATTTAGATGGACTTATTTACGATAAATTTACTGGTGAACTCATTTATTTTGATAATGGAACGAACCGAATCGAAGAAGTGAATCAAATCCTAAATCTGGCAGCAAACCAAAATTCCGAAAAACCGAAAGCAAAGGTTTCTCTATTACAGGCAGGACTATCCAAAGAAGTTCATAAACAAATGGTGGAAGAGGCCTTAGAAGAAGTAAAGGCAGGCAACACTTTCCAATGCCAAATTGGGTTTGAAGAAATCTACAAAGTGGATGGAAACCCGTTAGCTATTTATGAAACACTACGGGAAATCAATCCATCCCCTCATATGTATTATGTAAAATTTGGAACTCGTGCTATTTTAGGTGCGAGCCCAGAGTTACTCTTTCGTTTGCGACAAGGGGAAATGGAATCCTTTCCTTTGGCTGGAACCACCAAACGTGGAGCAGATGCCAAAGAAGACACATTCCTTGCTCGTAAACTTTTAACAGATCCAAAGGAAATTGCAGAACACAATATGTTAATTGATCTTCATCGTAATGACGTGGGTCGAGTGGCAAAATTTGGAACTGTAAAGGTACGTAGGCGTTTTGACGTAAAAAGATTTTCGCATGTGCAACATATCTCCAGTGAAGTAGTAGGGATTCTTTCTTCCAAAGAAGATATGTTTTCAGGACTCGCTTCTTCGTTTCCAGCAGGAACCCTCTCTGGAGCCCCAAAAATTGAATCGATGAAAATCATTGAACGAATTGAAAAATCACCTCGCGGTCCTTATGGTGGGGCAGTGGGAAGTTTTGGTTTGAACGGGGATTGTACGTTTGCAATTCCCATCCGAAGTTTTTTTGTGAATGGAAACAAAGGATTTGTTCGTGCTTCGGGTGGGATTGTTTTTGATTCCAAACCAGAAGATGAATACCAAGAAATCATTAATAAAATGGCATCCGTTCGAAAAGCCTTAGAGTTACATAAATCAGCTTAA
- a CDS encoding anthranilate synthase component II, which translates to MKVLILDNYDSFTFNLYQIVGEILEEREELFQLDVIRNDEKPFEAIKSANYDKIIISPGPGHPADPAYFGVSADILKELGKTTPVLGICLGMQGMATVFGGEVVRANVAMHGKLSPIEHDGKGVFSGLTQGIEIMRYHSLVAKETSLPKDLEITARVSSGEGKGEIMGLRHKSLKIEGVQFHPESFGSEEGKDLLRNFINSK; encoded by the coding sequence ATGAAAGTTCTCATCTTAGACAATTATGATTCTTTTACATTCAATCTTTACCAAATTGTAGGAGAAATTTTAGAAGAAAGGGAAGAACTCTTTCAGTTGGATGTGATTCGAAATGATGAAAAACCATTTGAGGCCATCAAATCAGCTAACTACGATAAGATCATTATTTCACCAGGCCCCGGCCATCCCGCAGATCCTGCTTATTTTGGGGTGAGTGCAGATATATTGAAGGAACTTGGAAAAACTACACCGGTACTTGGGATTTGCCTTGGGATGCAAGGAATGGCCACTGTGTTTGGTGGCGAAGTTGTACGGGCCAATGTAGCCATGCACGGAAAACTTTCACCCATCGAACACGACGGAAAAGGTGTTTTTTCCGGTCTTACACAAGGGATCGAAATTATGCGTTATCACTCATTAGTTGCAAAAGAAACTTCTCTTCCTAAGGATTTGGAAATTACAGCACGAGTTTCTTCTGGAGAAGGGAAAGGGGAAATTATGGGGCTTCGTCACAAATCTTTAAAGATTGAAGGAGTTCAGTTTCATCCGGAATCTTTTGGATCGGAAGAGGGAAAGGATCTACTCCGAAACTTTATCAATTCGAAATAG
- a CDS encoding LIC10025 family lipoprotein — translation MAFLKKRFRLENYFICTLVFISVSNCFQKNENYYTFWKGYDHLQRSIKSTAKNEIQFSALAGSLSEENESQLQKSPEGYPFLSLYGTIDNQQNWNLHWNEVEPPKYDYSAKVTFTPKLWEDREIYAVERKIVHKLNGYQPRDFFKWFHDFVLAINDHNAYQSLKSSSENLQFLCNAMACHITENAEWHTLEFTINEDTKTKFPGFYQRTGSRLEKTKLNLEIWDKYNPTHKLKITNQGKTIQFHFPVNPPLDYFQSPKEIRFLGDIEIRSFGITVKIQNLEYKLKTTFDKQTDTLDGQFVRIGKKEINGNFFYVIPQGFVNFFIPGNMDEYFSEFFTLLIQGTQGRGGSQIHATFKKTAQGQINTITTYNENKRKRFSLFGGDDSQKASNDFDFFASWEEAMLKDLK, via the coding sequence ATGGCATTCTTAAAAAAGAGATTTAGATTAGAAAATTATTTCATTTGTACATTAGTGTTTATCAGTGTATCTAACTGTTTTCAAAAAAATGAAAACTACTACACGTTTTGGAAAGGTTACGACCACTTACAACGTTCCATCAAATCCACTGCCAAAAATGAGATTCAGTTTTCCGCATTGGCAGGAAGCCTCAGCGAAGAAAACGAATCCCAACTGCAAAAATCACCCGAAGGATACCCTTTCCTTTCTCTCTATGGAACCATAGACAACCAACAGAATTGGAATTTGCATTGGAACGAAGTCGAACCACCAAAATATGATTATTCGGCAAAAGTCACCTTCACTCCAAAACTTTGGGAAGATAGAGAGATTTATGCCGTGGAAAGAAAGATTGTTCATAAACTAAACGGTTACCAACCCAGAGATTTTTTTAAATGGTTCCATGATTTTGTTTTAGCCATCAACGATCACAATGCTTACCAATCCTTAAAATCATCTTCAGAGAATTTACAATTTTTATGTAACGCCATGGCTTGTCATATCACTGAAAATGCAGAGTGGCATACTTTAGAATTTACCATTAATGAAGATACAAAAACAAAATTCCCAGGGTTTTATCAACGTACAGGTTCTCGTTTAGAGAAAACCAAACTCAATCTTGAAATCTGGGACAAATACAATCCAACGCATAAATTAAAAATTACCAACCAAGGAAAAACGATTCAATTTCATTTTCCCGTAAATCCACCGTTAGATTATTTCCAATCTCCAAAAGAAATTCGTTTTTTAGGTGATATTGAAATCAGATCTTTTGGAATCACTGTGAAAATCCAAAATTTGGAATACAAACTAAAAACAACATTTGATAAACAAACAGATACACTCGATGGACAATTTGTACGGATTGGAAAAAAGGAAATTAACGGAAACTTTTTCTATGTCATTCCACAAGGTTTTGTAAACTTTTTTATCCCTGGAAATATGGATGAATACTTTAGTGAGTTTTTCACTCTACTCATCCAAGGAACCCAAGGCCGAGGTGGTTCTCAAATTCACGCCACATTCAAAAAAACAGCCCAGGGCCAAATCAATACAATCACTACTTATAATGAAAACAAACGAAAACGTTTTTCTTTGTTTGGTGGGGATGATTCCCAAAAAGCCAGCAATGACTTTGACTTTTTTGCTTCTTGGGAAGAAGCCATGTTAAAGGACTTAAAATAA
- a CDS encoding SHOCT domain-containing protein, whose translation MGCVFHSSPDTKTTAKRNITKRDTVFSVFINSLTASSKHSFVLILVFFVSGCSSFSSKIKLIDSSASLAFFEVEDEEWRKIFPSEISKLKISTKNFQQLPNALKSIHYKRGVLAYEDWDVLVPEVYLSEIEKFAEKVSVNPEPKVYLCIFKVDDILSPNVKILKTSFYILSTENGLILLFHEMNTNVSFQTQYSFEDWVIFHPTHIKPIYRPELWLKDKQHTSMYKDKTAVKNAIYGNVVVFDIPELFANPPLFRYPKEDEITIPTEQWKTVPEKLKALEELRKNHLITDEEYNRKKTELLKEF comes from the coding sequence ATGGGTTGCGTTTTCCATTCTTCACCAGATACAAAAACTACTGCCAAAAGAAATATTACAAAACGTGACACAGTTTTTAGCGTATTCATAAATTCATTAACGGCAAGTTCAAAACATTCCTTCGTTCTGATTCTAGTTTTTTTTGTTTCTGGATGTTCTAGTTTTTCCAGTAAAATCAAACTGATTGATTCTTCTGCCTCTTTGGCTTTTTTTGAAGTAGAGGATGAAGAATGGAGAAAAATTTTTCCCAGTGAAATCTCCAAACTTAAAATCAGTACAAAAAATTTTCAGCAATTACCCAATGCATTAAAGTCAATTCATTACAAACGTGGAGTTCTTGCGTATGAAGATTGGGATGTTTTAGTTCCAGAAGTATATCTTTCGGAAATAGAAAAATTTGCTGAGAAGGTGAGCGTTAATCCGGAACCGAAAGTATATCTTTGTATATTTAAGGTAGATGATATTCTTTCACCAAATGTAAAAATTTTAAAAACAAGTTTTTATATTCTGAGTACAGAGAATGGATTAATTTTACTATTTCATGAAATGAATACTAATGTCAGCTTTCAGACGCAATATTCTTTTGAAGACTGGGTAATTTTTCATCCTACTCACATCAAACCAATTTATCGACCGGAACTTTGGCTAAAAGACAAACAACATACAAGTATGTATAAAGATAAAACGGCAGTTAAAAATGCAATTTATGGAAATGTAGTTGTTTTTGATATTCCTGAACTTTTCGCTAATCCTCCACTTTTTCGATATCCCAAAGAAGATGAAATTACTATACCCACCGAACAGTGGAAAACGGTTCCTGAGAAGTTAAAAGCACTAGAAGAGCTGAGGAAAAATCATCTCATCACAGATGAAGAATACAACAGGAAAAAAACAGAACTACTAAAAGAATTTTAA
- the cysE gene encoding serine O-acetyltransferase: MFENIKIIKRFDPAAKSYLEIILCYPGLHALWLHKFAHLLYKLRLPIIPRLVNYISRFLTGIDIHPGAKIAPGVFIDHGSGVVIGETAIIGSGSLIFQGVTLGGTGKESGKRHPTIGKNVVIGAGAKVLGNITVEDHVRVGAGSVVMRNVPAGSTVVGIPGKVVKAGDPASDSVEQMLEHNQMPDPIAKVFSVLLEKVETQQQLINKLYEKQQLLEKSSIDAPEDDMFIQEFIHGDGI; the protein is encoded by the coding sequence ATGTTTGAAAATATTAAAATCATCAAAAGATTTGACCCGGCGGCAAAGTCCTATTTAGAAATTATTCTTTGTTATCCCGGTTTGCACGCCCTATGGCTTCATAAATTCGCGCATTTACTCTATAAACTTCGATTGCCCATCATTCCAAGACTTGTGAACTACATTAGTCGGTTTTTGACAGGAATCGACATCCATCCAGGGGCAAAAATCGCTCCAGGAGTTTTTATCGACCACGGGTCTGGCGTTGTGATTGGTGAGACAGCCATTATCGGAAGCGGATCACTTATCTTCCAAGGTGTGACTCTCGGTGGAACAGGAAAAGAATCGGGGAAACGCCATCCGACCATCGGTAAAAACGTAGTGATTGGTGCTGGGGCCAAAGTCCTTGGAAACATCACTGTAGAAGACCATGTTCGTGTCGGGGCTGGATCCGTTGTTATGCGAAATGTACCAGCAGGTTCTACAGTTGTCGGAATCCCTGGTAAGGTTGTGAAAGCAGGTGACCCTGCATCCGATAGTGTAGAACAAATGTTAGAGCACAATCAGATGCCAGATCCAATTGCTAAAGTTTTTTCTGTTTTGTTAGAGAAAGTAGAAACACAACAACAACTCATAAACAAACTATATGAGAAACAGCAACTCTTAGAAAAATCATCAATTGATGCACCTGAGGATGATATGTTCATTCAAGAATTCATCCATGGTGATGGAATTTAA
- a CDS encoding site-2 protease family protein, whose translation MESKKTIHILLFILTFFTLTYSDIFLNPQVPQTLENYKLMFFENWPYSVSLLFILFAHEMGHYLPARYYGVKATWPYFIPLPVGPIGTMGAVIQIKQQIPDKKVLFDIGIGGPTASLVLSMIAWLVGISLSKVLEIPAGFDRSGFLFFGDSLFTYFTTQWILGPIDFSTMDIQAHPLAKAGWVGLLITAVNLLPFGQLDGGHVIYSMFGEGYRKWIYRLFVFFLIFALIHFTWLLWGFIIYFVVKVEHPFIRDSLSGIGKFRFYFGATMLVTFLIIFVPKPIILGSEFNDSSLLTDIFRLITDNIGLN comes from the coding sequence TTGGAATCAAAAAAAACAATACACATTCTTTTATTCATTCTTACATTTTTTACATTAACTTACTCCGATATTTTTTTGAATCCACAGGTTCCTCAGACATTAGAGAATTATAAACTTATGTTTTTTGAAAACTGGCCTTATTCGGTTTCATTGTTATTCATTTTATTTGCCCATGAAATGGGACATTATTTACCGGCAAGGTATTACGGCGTGAAAGCTACCTGGCCTTATTTCATTCCTCTGCCAGTAGGTCCGATTGGAACTATGGGTGCTGTCATTCAAATCAAACAACAAATTCCTGATAAAAAAGTCTTATTTGATATTGGGATTGGTGGACCTACAGCAAGTTTGGTCCTTTCGATGATTGCTTGGTTGGTGGGCATTAGTTTGTCTAAAGTTTTAGAAATACCAGCAGGTTTTGATCGGTCGGGATTTTTATTTTTTGGAGATAGTCTTTTTACTTATTTTACGACTCAGTGGATTCTTGGTCCCATTGATTTTTCGACAATGGATATACAGGCTCATCCACTTGCAAAAGCAGGTTGGGTAGGGCTTCTCATTACAGCCGTAAACTTATTACCTTTTGGACAATTGGATGGGGGACATGTCATATACTCTATGTTTGGTGAAGGATATCGTAAGTGGATCTATCGTTTATTTGTTTTTTTTCTTATTTTTGCTTTGATTCATTTTACATGGTTACTTTGGGGTTTTATTATTTATTTTGTGGTAAAGGTAGAACATCCATTCATTCGCGATTCCTTATCTGGCATTGGTAAATTTCGCTTTTATTTTGGAGCGACGATGTTAGTAACATTCCTAATCATTTTTGTACCTAAACCGATTATCTTGGGTTCAGAATTTAATGATTCCTCTCTTCTTACAGATATTTTTCGTCTGATAACTGATAACATTGGGTTGAATTAA
- a CDS encoding DegT/DnrJ/EryC1/StrS family aminotransferase yields the protein MLTSRKTFLPFALPSISEDAIEEVAQVLRSGWVTSGPKVKQFEMEFGDFVGSKETIAVNSATAGLHLALEAIGLTSKDAAITSAITFTATTEVICYFGAEPILTDVDPIHNLMTPETLRETIKTKCVWNGKELKSKKTGKQIKAILPVHLAGYTCDMENLMAIAKEYNLYVIEDAAHAFPAVHKEKMIGTWGDFTVFSFYATKGITTGEGGMVTTSHKEAAERIRKMRLHGINRDAFNRPGWYYEVVDAGYKYNMTDIAAALGVVQLNESHGFWERRTEIAKHYNQEFSSLRGIKLPKEDSNGIHSWHLYRIEVDPKIAKVGRDTLVEELKERNIGTSLHFIPIFEHPYYKKTFQYNRKEYPNACLMYDRSVSLPLFAGMTKSDEKDVIDAVKDILG from the coding sequence ATGCTCACATCTCGCAAAACATTCCTACCGTTTGCACTTCCTTCCATTTCTGAAGATGCAATTGAAGAAGTGGCACAAGTGCTAAGGTCTGGATGGGTCACCTCTGGACCCAAAGTTAAACAATTCGAGATGGAGTTTGGTGACTTTGTAGGAAGCAAAGAAACCATAGCTGTCAATTCAGCGACAGCTGGTCTCCACCTGGCTCTGGAAGCCATCGGACTTACCTCCAAAGATGCTGCTATCACAAGTGCGATCACGTTCACTGCTACTACCGAAGTGATTTGTTATTTTGGAGCCGAGCCAATTCTTACCGATGTGGATCCAATTCACAATTTAATGACTCCAGAAACTTTACGAGAAACCATCAAAACTAAGTGTGTATGGAACGGAAAAGAACTCAAAAGTAAAAAAACAGGCAAACAAATCAAAGCCATCCTTCCTGTACATCTGGCCGGTTATACATGTGATATGGAAAACCTCATGGCCATTGCAAAAGAATATAATTTATATGTAATCGAAGATGCAGCCCATGCTTTCCCTGCAGTTCACAAAGAGAAAATGATCGGAACCTGGGGTGATTTTACTGTGTTTAGTTTTTATGCTACGAAAGGGATCACAACGGGAGAAGGGGGGATGGTCACTACTTCTCATAAAGAAGCCGCAGAACGAATTCGTAAAATGCGCCTTCATGGAATTAACCGTGATGCGTTCAACAGACCAGGTTGGTATTATGAAGTAGTTGATGCAGGTTACAAATACAACATGACTGACATAGCAGCAGCACTCGGTGTTGTCCAATTAAATGAATCTCACGGATTCTGGGAACGCAGAACAGAAATTGCGAAACATTATAATCAAGAGTTTAGTTCCTTAAGAGGAATCAAACTTCCAAAAGAAGATTCGAATGGAATTCATAGTTGGCATCTCTACCGTATTGAAGTAGATCCTAAAATCGCCAAAGTAGGGCGAGATACTTTGGTTGAAGAATTAAAGGAAAGAAATATTGGCACAAGCCTTCACTTTATACCAATCTTTGAACACCCTTACTATAAAAAGACATTCCAATACAATCGAAAAGAATACCCGAATGCTTGTCTGATGTATGATCGTTCAGTGTCTCTTCCTTTATTTGCTGGTATGACTAAGTCGGATGAAAAAGATGTGATTGATGCGGTAAAAGACATACTCGGTTAA
- the add gene encoding adenosine deaminase, with product MEVPFSEILNRIAVIDRDIAELNRLKSRLPADRPYSPTIQLTFDKQINTLLNERVSLMELPILHPPLWLLSKEGLEPSTESPLLKERKSLLAGDLSVPHPNEQDVINFIREIPKTEVHLHLEACVNKETLKFLYKKNGIEVTDKEFEDKYNFKDLNGFIQVFFFVQGSVKEASDLGYFIDSLAEYLRSNNIVYCEAFFAPSKFIQNGLDFDEMVEVMVNRIRQIEVKDGITIRLLVDVSRSFGPENAMNNLKRVLGLKHKEVIGIGLGGAELMGPAKDYSEVFKVARESGLRCVAHSGEDDGPWAIWDAVNLCKAERIGHGTSAIQDPELVRYMKENKIPIEICVTSNVFTGKYVRKEQNHPVRYYYDQGLMLCINTDDPDIFNVNLTYEFFKLYRFLDFSIDEIIDLVRQGVLCTFHPEKESLWKSMEEKIDQIKLKYNLITEKQVSAV from the coding sequence ATGGAAGTTCCTTTTTCTGAGATTTTAAATCGTATTGCAGTCATTGACCGTGACATTGCAGAGCTCAATCGCTTAAAGAGCCGTCTGCCAGCTGACAGGCCGTACTCGCCTACTATTCAACTTACTTTTGATAAACAAATCAATACTCTGTTAAATGAGAGAGTTTCCCTTATGGAGCTCCCGATCCTCCATCCTCCCCTTTGGTTACTTTCCAAAGAGGGGTTGGAACCATCCACAGAGTCACCTCTTCTCAAAGAGAGAAAATCCTTACTTGCCGGCGACCTTTCGGTTCCTCACCCGAACGAACAGGATGTTATCAATTTCATTCGAGAAATTCCAAAGACAGAAGTTCACCTACATTTGGAAGCTTGTGTGAATAAAGAAACTTTGAAGTTTTTGTACAAAAAGAACGGAATCGAAGTTACCGACAAAGAATTTGAAGATAAATACAATTTTAAAGACTTAAATGGTTTCATTCAGGTATTTTTCTTTGTACAAGGTTCCGTTAAGGAAGCATCCGATCTCGGATATTTTATCGATAGTTTAGCAGAGTATTTGCGTTCCAATAATATTGTTTATTGCGAAGCCTTCTTTGCTCCTTCTAAGTTCATCCAAAATGGATTGGATTTTGATGAAATGGTCGAGGTGATGGTGAATCGGATTCGCCAAATCGAAGTCAAAGATGGAATCACTATACGATTGTTAGTGGATGTATCTCGTTCCTTCGGCCCTGAAAATGCTATGAATAATCTCAAAAGAGTTTTGGGATTAAAACATAAAGAAGTCATTGGAATCGGGCTTGGTGGTGCAGAACTTATGGGTCCTGCAAAAGATTATTCAGAAGTATTCAAAGTAGCTCGCGAATCAGGTTTACGCTGTGTGGCTCACTCCGGCGAAGATGATGGGCCTTGGGCTATCTGGGATGCTGTCAATCTTTGTAAGGCGGAAAGGATTGGGCACGGAACTTCGGCCATCCAAGATCCAGAACTTGTTCGATATATGAAAGAAAACAAAATCCCAATTGAGATTTGTGTTACTTCTAACGTTTTTACGGGAAAATACGTTCGTAAAGAACAAAACCATCCAGTACGTTATTATTACGACCAGGGACTAATGTTGTGTATCAATACAGATGATCCTGATATCTTTAATGTTAACCTTACATATGAATTCTTTAAACTCTACCGTTTCTTAGATTTTTCTATCGATGAAATTATTGATTTGGTGAGACAAGGTGTACTTTGTACTTTCCATCCAGAAAAAGAATCACTCTGGAAGTCAATGGAAGAGAAGATAGATCAGATTAAATTGAAATACAATTTGATTACTGAAAAACAAGTATCAGCTGTTTAG